The sequence CGGTGGCGTCGACGGTGGCGGCGCTGGTCCCGCCGGTGGGCGTCTGGTAGTGCACGGAGACACTGGCACTGTCGAGCAGACTCAGGGGGGGCGGCACGCTGTAGAGGCGCAGCTGGAGTGATCCCTCGGCGGCGGCAGTGCCGGTGAGGGCCAGCGCCAGGACCGGGGCCAGGGGCCGTTTCATCCGGGGCCTGCGGGGGTGGGGTGCGTGGCCGAGGAGCTGGGTGGGCACGGCTCGGCGAGCCGGGAGGGAGCAGGGCGACTCATACCTAAAGTGCCTTTAAGCCAAGGCAGAAAAATCTCATGTGAGCACGCTAGGGCACGGGGCGTTACTGGGGTGTTATTCGCTGAATGTCGGAAGGGGCAGCGCCAGAAAGTTCGGTGGCGCGCCGCGTTCCAGCGTGCGGTACAGCGACCAGGCGCGGGTCCGCCACGCCCGGTCGTTGACACCGAGCGTCCGCGCCGCGTGATACTCGATCTCCGTCAGGCCAGCGGTCCGGCTGACCTGCGCCGCCTCCCGGAGGTCCGCAGCAGGGAGCGTCGCTCCAGGTAGGGTGGCGCGCAGCAGCAGCCCGCGGGCGAGGAACTCGTTCATCCGGCACGCCCGCGCCTGGTCCACCGACGCGTTGATCAGCGCCCGGGCCTCCGCGACCTCGCCGGACAGGACTCTGGCCTGGGCCAGCGCCTGCTGGGTGATCACGGTGGTCAGCGGGTAGGTCAGGGCGCGGGCGACCGCCTCGGCCTGCACGCCCCAGCGGGCGGCCACGTCGGCGTGACCGAGACCCGCATGGGCGAACACCAGGGTCGACAGCAGCAGGGAGAGCCGCACGGGATCACCGGTCTCCTGGGCCAGCGCGAGCACCGGTTCCATGAGGGCCGCCGCTTCCCCGCACCGGCCGGCCCGCAGCGACACGAGGCTCCGGCGGTGCCACTGATCGATCAGGTGGGGCGCGTACGCCCCGAGGGCCGGCTGGGCGGCGTCGAGTTCGGCCAGCGCTTCCCGCAGGCGGCCCTGGCTGGAGTAGACGGTCGACAGGTGCACCTGCCGCACGGCGGTCTCGAACGGGGATTCCAGGCTGGGCGCCGTGAGCAGCGTCTCCGCCTGCGCGAGGTCACCCATCGCCCAGTACGTCCAGGCCAGGTTCCACCGGTACCAGGCCGGATCTGGACTTCCGGGCTGACGGATCCGCGCGTGAATGCTCTCGTAGCGTCGGGCCGCTTCCACGAAGCGTCCGCCGACCCATAGGACCAGCGCGTGCTCGTTGATCAGTTCCGGGCGGTCAGGGTCCAGCGTCTGGGCCCGCACGATGGCCGCCTCGGCGGCGGTGAGCTGCCCGGCCCGGAGGTGAACGACGAACCGGGTGCGCCACACGTCCGCCTGTTCGGCGTCCGGCAAGGCCGCCAGTGCCGGTCCGGTCGCGCGGGTCACCTGCGTGACGGCCTCCTCGAGCCGGCCGCACAACCGGTACAGTTCGGCCAGCGCGGCGCGCAGCTGCACCTCGCGCCCTGCGTCCGGCGTGGCGTTCAGCGCGGCCAGCAGCGCCTGTTCCGCTGCGGCCGGATCACTGCCCCGCAGGGCCACGCCCAGCCCATACTGCGCGTCTCCTCCGCCCTCGCCTGCGGCCTGGGCCGCCTGCAGCGCCTGCCGGAAGTCCTGCGCGGCGTCCTGCCACGAGCCGTGGCCAAGGGCCACCCAGCCGGCCCTCACCCAGTGAGGCGCGGCGCTCGCGGGGTGCCCCGCCGCCTCCCAGTGCCGCGCGATCCGCTCGGGCACCGCGCCGGTCCCGGGGTCCTCCAGGGACGCCGCGATCCTGGCGTGCAGCAGCGCCTGCACCGGGCGCGGCACGCCCAGCAGCGCTGCCTGCGAGATCAGGTCATGGGCGAACCCGGGTCCACTCATGATCTGCGCTGCCTCCAGCTCCGCCCACGGCTCCGCGAGGTCCACGGGGTGCACCTCCAGGACCTGCGCGGCCAGGTGGGCGCTGAAGTCCGAGTCGGCCACGGCGGCCACGCGCGCCAGTCTCAGCGCCGGGGCGGACACCTGCTGCAGCCGTCGGCGCAGCGTGGGCAGCAGCTGCGACGGGACGGGCAGCTGGCCCGGCGGGATCGGCCCGGCCAGCGCGCCGGAGTCCGCCAGGGCCCGGAGGGTCTCGATCACGAACAGCGGGTGGCCGCCCGTGTGCCGCCACAGGGCCGGGATCAGGAGGGGCTGAGCGGGACCGGTCCGCAGCGCGAGAAAATCACCGGTGAGGTTCGCGACGTCGGCTTCGCCCATGGGGCCGAGGTCCAGCAGGGTGGCCTCACGCGCCTCCACACGCCGGGCGAGGGTCTCTCGTCGCGCAGCGGGCAGTTCGGCGTCCCGCAGGGTCATCCCCACCGAGATGCCCAGCGCCTGCCACGCCGGGTGAGCGGCCAGGAACATCCAGGCGTCCCAGCTCAGATCGTCCGCCCACTGCGCGTCGTCAATCAGCAGGGCGCCCGCCGGCCCGGACGTCGGGCGTCCACCCTGCAGGACGTCCGGGAGGACCGACACCACGAGCGCCGTCACGGCCTCCAGCAGGCGCCGCTGCGCCAGGGGCGAACTCAGGGGATTCGACGTGGGCCGACCCGGCCACATGTCCGGCAGCAGGTGGGCGATCTCCGCGCGCACCCAGTCGTCCTGCACCCGGGGAGCGGAGTGCGGCAGGTTCGCCTGGGCGTCCAGAAGCCGCCGCAGCGCCTGCCCGAGCATCAGGTACGGCACCGCCTCGTCGCCGGGCCGGGCGTCGAGGGTCAGCAGGGGACCGCGGGTGGTCAGGACCTCGCGCAGCAGCCGGGTCTTCCCCACTCCGGCCGGTCCACGCACCAGCGCCACCTGCCCTGCGTTCAGTGCGGCCGTCAGGTCGGCCCACTCGCGGGTCCGGCCGGTCAGGGGCGGCGTCCACGCGGCACTCGGCCCGGACCGGGCGGGTGGGGCGCCGGGACCTGCCGGGCGCACACCCGGCACCGGCTGCCGGATGGACGCGGCCAGCGCGGCCGTCTCGGGCAGCGGACTGACGCCCAGGTCGCGTCTGAGCAGGTCCTCAAAGGCCGTGAAGGCGGCCAGTGCGGCGCCGCGGTCCTCCAGGGCCAGGTGAAGGGTCATCACCAGGCGGTGCGCGGACTCCGAGAGGGGATCGAGGGTGAGGAGGTGCGTGGCCAGTTGCAGGGCGCGCCGGACCTCACCGGACTCGCGCGCCCGGTGGACTCGTCGCCACAACGCGGCGCGGCGCGCGTCCCGGTGCCGCTCCCGGGCCGCGCGCAGCCAGTCCTCGAATTCCGGGCAGTCGCTGAACTCCTGACCGGCCAGCACCTCATCGGCGCGCCGGTCATCCG comes from Deinococcus sedimenti and encodes:
- a CDS encoding ATP-binding protein → MPDASIHLNLLGRPTLTVNGSTRPLERKTAALFAYLCVGGQTPRARLAGLLWPDVPDRAARSNLRQTIWRIRSQTGANLLLGEATLELGAGVTCDLTGTDQDDPRADDRADDTDDRRADEVLAGQEFSDCPEFEDWLRAARERHRDARRAALWRRVHRARESGEVRRALQLATHLLTLDPLSESAHRLVMTLHLALEDRGAALAAFTAFEDLLRRDLGVSPLPETAALAASIRQPVPGVRPAGPGAPPARSGPSAAWTPPLTGRTREWADLTAALNAGQVALVRGPAGVGKTRLLREVLTTRGPLLTLDARPGDEAVPYLMLGQALRRLLDAQANLPHSAPRVQDDWVRAEIAHLLPDMWPGRPTSNPLSSPLAQRRLLEAVTALVVSVLPDVLQGGRPTSGPAGALLIDDAQWADDLSWDAWMFLAAHPAWQALGISVGMTLRDAELPAARRETLARRVEAREATLLDLGPMGEADVANLTGDFLALRTGPAQPLLIPALWRHTGGHPLFVIETLRALADSGALAGPIPPGQLPVPSQLLPTLRRRLQQVSAPALRLARVAAVADSDFSAHLAAQVLEVHPVDLAEPWAELEAAQIMSGPGFAHDLISQAALLGVPRPVQALLHARIAASLEDPGTGAVPERIARHWEAAGHPASAAPHWVRAGWVALGHGSWQDAAQDFRQALQAAQAAGEGGGDAQYGLGVALRGSDPAAAEQALLAALNATPDAGREVQLRAALAELYRLCGRLEEAVTQVTRATGPALAALPDAEQADVWRTRFVVHLRAGQLTAAEAAIVRAQTLDPDRPELINEHALVLWVGGRFVEAARRYESIHARIRQPGSPDPAWYRWNLAWTYWAMGDLAQAETLLTAPSLESPFETAVRQVHLSTVYSSQGRLREALAELDAAQPALGAYAPHLIDQWHRRSLVSLRAGRCGEAAALMEPVLALAQETGDPVRLSLLLSTLVFAHAGLGHADVAARWGVQAEAVARALTYPLTTVITQQALAQARVLSGEVAEARALINASVDQARACRMNEFLARGLLLRATLPGATLPAADLREAAQVSRTAGLTEIEYHAARTLGVNDRAWRTRAWSLYRTLERGAPPNFLALPLPTFSE